One segment of Dolichospermum sp. DET69 DNA contains the following:
- a CDS encoding magnesium protoporphyrin IX methyltransferase — protein sequence MNAADDKTIVREYFNSTGFDRWQRIYGDGEVNKVQLDIRTGHQQTVDNVIGWLKADNNLPSLSICDAGCGVGSLSIPLAIDGAKVYASDISAKMVSEAQDRAVNALFNTVNPSFAVQDLESLGGNYHTVICLDVLIHYPQDKADEMISHLCSLAQSRIILSFAPKTFFLTILKKIGSFFPGPSKATRAYLHREANVIKILQKNGFSVQRQAMTRTSFYFSSLLEATRTSA from the coding sequence ATGAACGCAGCCGACGATAAAACAATAGTCCGCGAATACTTCAACTCCACAGGTTTTGATAGGTGGCAACGCATCTATGGTGATGGTGAAGTTAACAAAGTCCAGCTAGATATTCGCACTGGACATCAGCAAACCGTGGATAATGTCATCGGCTGGTTAAAAGCTGACAACAATTTACCATCATTATCAATTTGTGATGCTGGATGTGGTGTGGGTAGTTTGAGTATTCCTCTGGCTATAGATGGTGCTAAAGTCTACGCCAGCGACATTTCCGCCAAAATGGTATCAGAAGCCCAGGATAGGGCAGTAAACGCTTTATTCAATACTGTCAATCCCTCTTTTGCGGTACAGGATTTAGAATCTTTGGGTGGTAATTATCACACCGTTATCTGTTTGGATGTTCTCATTCATTACCCTCAAGACAAAGCTGATGAAATGATTTCTCATCTATGTTCTTTAGCTCAATCAAGAATTATTCTTAGTTTTGCACCTAAAACCTTTTTTCTGACTATCCTCAAAAAAATCGGTAGTTTCTTTCCTGGACCAAGTAAAGCCACTCGCGCTTATTTGCATCGTGAAGCTAATGTAATCAAAATTCTGCAAAAAAATGGTTTTTCAGTCCAAAGACAAGCAATGACCCGAACAAGCTTTTACTTTTCCAGTTTACTAGAAGCAACTCGGACATCTGCTTAG
- a CDS encoding transposase, whose amino-acid sequence MKARYQLRFYPTDQQQKLLAQLFGCVRVVWNDALAMCKQAEKLPSNNDLQKLVITQAKKTIERQWLSDVSNIPLQQSVADLGVAYKNFFDSLKGKRKGKKLGRPKFKKKTNQQSARFRIGGFSIKGDEVYLAKIGNVSPIWSRDLPSAPSSVTVIKDCASRYFISFVVEVEPVNIDAKNQSIGIDLGIKTFAVMSNGEKAQSPDYSKLDRKIRKLQKKLARQPKDSQRRNKTRIQIAKLHNEIADTRKDFLHKLSSKIVSENEVIVLEDLSVSGMVKNRKLARAISLQGWREFRTLCEAKSQKFGRTFHVISRWEPTSQICSECGYKWGKLDLKIRSVKCLNCGTEHDRDENAAKNINKVGIGHCHDSKRALQTE is encoded by the coding sequence ATGAAAGCCAGATATCAACTCCGTTTCTACCCTACAGACCAACAGCAAAAGCTTTTAGCTCAATTGTTTGGTTGTGTTCGCGTGGTTTGGAATGATGCGCTGGCTATGTGTAAACAAGCAGAAAAACTACCAAGTAACAACGACTTGCAAAAGTTGGTTATTACTCAAGCAAAAAAAACTATTGAGCGGCAATGGTTGTCTGATGTTTCTAATATTCCTTTGCAACAATCGGTTGCAGATTTGGGAGTTGCCTATAAAAACTTTTTTGATTCTCTAAAAGGGAAACGCAAAGGTAAAAAATTAGGTCGTCCTAAGTTCAAAAAGAAGACTAATCAGCAGTCAGCACGATTTAGAATCGGTGGGTTTTCAATCAAAGGGGATGAGGTTTATCTAGCCAAAATTGGTAACGTTAGCCCGATTTGGTCAAGAGATTTACCCTCCGCTCCTAGCTCTGTAACAGTAATAAAGGATTGTGCTAGCCGTTATTTTATCAGTTTTGTAGTAGAAGTTGAACCCGTTAATATTGATGCTAAAAACCAAAGTATCGGTATTGATTTGGGGATAAAAACTTTTGCTGTCATGAGCAATGGAGAAAAAGCCCAAAGCCCCGATTACTCAAAATTAGACAGGAAGATTCGCAAACTTCAGAAGAAATTAGCACGGCAACCAAAAGACTCACAACGAAGAAATAAAACCCGAATTCAAATTGCAAAACTACATAACGAAATAGCTGATACCAGAAAAGACTTTTTGCACAAATTATCCTCCAAAATAGTTAGCGAAAATGAAGTTATCGTTTTAGAAGATTTGAGTGTATCGGGCATGGTTAAAAATCGCAAACTTGCTAGGGCGATTAGTCTTCAGGGATGGAGAGAGTTTCGGACGTTATGTGAAGCTAAATCACAGAAGTTTGGCAGGACATTTCACGTCATTAGTAGATGGGAACCGACCAGCCAAATTTGCTCTGAATGTGGCTACAAATGGGGGAAACTTGATCTAAAAATTCGGTCGGTTAAGTGCCTGAATTGTGGGACTGAACACGACCGAGACGAGAACGCCGCAAAAAATATAAATAAAGTCGGGATAGGGCATTGCCACGACTCTAAACGGGCGCTCCAGACAGAGTAA
- the tnpA gene encoding IS200/IS605 family transposase gives MASPLRRERHSVTDLKIHLVCVTKYRRAVFTGESLDLIEKTFREVAEKMNFKVLEFNGEGNHVHALIEYPPKLSVSQIVNALKGVSSRRYGQAGYKKPHKESLWSPSYFATSVGGAPLEILKEYIKNQEKPS, from the coding sequence ATGGCAAGTCCCCTCAGAAGAGAAAGACACAGCGTTACAGACTTAAAGATTCATTTGGTTTGCGTTACGAAATATCGTCGGGCTGTGTTTACTGGTGAAAGTCTTGATTTAATTGAAAAAACATTTCGTGAGGTGGCTGAAAAAATGAATTTTAAAGTGCTTGAGTTCAACGGTGAAGGAAATCACGTTCATGCACTGATTGAATATCCTCCTAAATTATCTGTTTCTCAAATAGTAAATGCTCTAAAAGGCGTATCTAGCCGCAGATATGGACAAGCCGGATATAAAAAACCCCACAAAGAATCTCTATGGAGTCCCAGCTATTTTGCCACTTCAGTCGGTGGTGCGCCACTAGAAATATTAAAAGAGTATATTAAGAATCAAGAAAAGCCGTCCTAG
- a CDS encoding DUF937 domain-containing protein — MGLFDQILGAVSNPNQPGGLDNLVTIATTVKQLGNGVGADSSTMQSILSVVGKQVQSSLQAKQATNGSEAVQDFVNQFAGNSADSQAVDTLFSPDIQAEIAENAAQGTSLDVNTIQQLLPTLVPLILSFLQSGGNPLLNQFLDVDGDGDVDIADAIKLASKFLRI; from the coding sequence ATGGGACTGTTTGATCAAATTCTTGGTGCGGTTAGTAATCCCAATCAACCGGGTGGCTTGGATAATTTAGTAACTATTGCCACCACAGTTAAACAATTAGGTAATGGCGTTGGTGCAGACTCTTCCACCATGCAATCAATTTTATCAGTAGTTGGTAAACAAGTACAATCATCCTTGCAAGCAAAACAAGCTACTAACGGCAGTGAAGCCGTGCAAGATTTTGTCAATCAATTTGCTGGAAATTCAGCCGATTCCCAAGCCGTAGATACCTTATTTTCTCCCGATATTCAAGCAGAAATAGCGGAAAATGCTGCCCAGGGTACTAGCTTAGATGTGAATACGATTCAACAATTATTACCAACTTTAGTGCCTTTAATCTTGAGTTTCTTGCAATCTGGTGGGAATCCCTTACTAAATCAATTTCTAGATGTTGACGGTGATGGTGATGTGGATATTGCTGACGCGATCAAATTAGCTAGTAAGTTTTTAAGAATTTAA
- a CDS encoding DUF29 domain-containing protein, which produces MKISTQPTTQTLYDQDYYLWLRTTINQLRTGQFSVVDLENLLEELETMGKSEKRAIESLLTKLLVHLLKLKCWDSERERNQGHWLGEIRTFRRQITKSLKDSPSLKPYILEIFDECYQDARKEASDRSQLPIDIFPLIPIASLEQILDDWLPR; this is translated from the coding sequence ATGAAAATATCAACACAACCAACAACTCAAACCTTATACGACCAAGATTATTACCTGTGGCTGAGAACAACCATTAACCAACTTCGCACAGGACAGTTTTCTGTGGTTGATTTAGAGAATTTATTAGAAGAATTAGAAACTATGGGTAAAAGTGAGAAACGAGCAATCGAAAGTTTATTAACTAAGCTGCTTGTACATCTACTAAAACTCAAATGTTGGGATAGTGAAAGAGAACGGAATCAAGGACATTGGCTAGGGGAAATTAGGACATTTCGCAGACAGATTACAAAATCTCTTAAAGATAGTCCTAGTTTAAAACCTTACATTTTAGAAATATTTGATGAATGTTATCAAGATGCCAGAAAAGAAGCATCAGATCGTTCTCAACTTCCCATTGATATATTCCCTCTTATCCCCATTGCTTCTTTAGAACAAATTTTAGATGACTGGTTGCCGAGATAA
- a CDS encoding glycosyltransferase family 2 protein, with protein sequence MPANSCPENDAYHGSSDPLDSIFTDLSVDEESEVRTDSASLPPARFKGRRGKAALVLTIVWSGTITLHLVSWGSIFVLGLTTMLGIHALGIIFANPRHHSQEIEGDLPFISVLVAAKNEEAVIGRLVKNLCNLQYGNGQYEVWIIDDNSTDNTAQLLAELKQEYQQLNVFRRSPDASGGKSGALNQVLPLTKGDIIAVFDADAQVTPDLLLQIVPLFQKERVGAVQMRKAIANAKENFWTKGQMAEMLLDIWFQQQRTAMGGIGELRGNGQFVRRQALASCGGWNEETITDDLDLTIRLHLDKWDIECVFYPPVEEEGVTNATALWHQRNRWAEGGYQRYLDYWDLILKNRMGTKKTWDLLIFMLTMYILPTAAVPDILMAIARHRPPVLSSVTGLSLGMSVVGMFAGLKHVRSDQQFKPSTYLMLLMQTLRGSLYMLHWLVVMSSTTARISFRPKRLKWVKTVHTGVEK encoded by the coding sequence ATGCCAGCGAATTCCTGTCCTGAAAATGATGCTTATCACGGAAGCTCTGATCCCCTTGACTCTATCTTCACTGACCTATCAGTAGATGAGGAATCAGAAGTAAGGACAGATTCCGCGTCTCTACCACCAGCCCGATTTAAAGGGCGTAGAGGCAAAGCTGCTCTAGTTTTAACTATAGTCTGGAGTGGTACTATTACCCTGCATTTAGTTTCTTGGGGTTCGATATTTGTCCTCGGACTAACAACAATGCTAGGTATTCATGCCTTGGGGATTATTTTTGCTAACCCCCGTCACCATTCCCAAGAGATAGAAGGAGATTTGCCTTTTATTTCGGTGTTAGTGGCTGCTAAAAATGAGGAAGCGGTAATTGGCAGATTAGTTAAGAATCTGTGTAATTTACAATACGGTAATGGTCAATATGAAGTCTGGATTATTGATGATAATAGCACAGACAATACAGCCCAATTACTAGCCGAACTCAAGCAGGAATATCAACAACTCAATGTATTTAGACGTTCCCCGGATGCTAGTGGTGGAAAATCGGGGGCATTGAATCAAGTATTACCTCTGACAAAGGGAGACATTATTGCTGTATTTGATGCTGATGCCCAAGTTACACCGGATTTACTATTACAAATAGTTCCGTTGTTCCAAAAAGAACGGGTAGGGGCGGTGCAAATGCGGAAAGCGATCGCCAATGCTAAAGAAAATTTTTGGACTAAGGGACAAATGGCAGAAATGTTGTTGGATATTTGGTTTCAACAACAGCGCACTGCTATGGGTGGTATTGGTGAACTCCGAGGTAATGGTCAATTTGTCCGTCGTCAAGCGTTGGCAAGTTGCGGTGGTTGGAATGAAGAAACTATCACCGATGATCTCGACTTAACTATTCGCTTACATCTAGATAAGTGGGATATTGAATGTGTGTTTTATCCACCAGTAGAAGAAGAAGGTGTCACCAATGCTACAGCCCTTTGGCATCAACGTAACCGTTGGGCAGAAGGTGGTTATCAACGTTATTTAGACTACTGGGATCTCATCCTCAAAAACCGCATGGGGACAAAGAAAACCTGGGATTTGCTGATCTTTATGCTAACGATGTATATCTTACCTACAGCAGCAGTGCCAGATATATTAATGGCGATCGCTCGTCATCGTCCCCCCGTATTAAGTTCTGTAACTGGGTTATCTCTGGGGATGTCAGTTGTCGGAATGTTTGCTGGTTTAAAACACGTTCGTTCAGATCAACAATTTAAACCATCTACCTATTTAATGTTACTTATGCAAACCTTACGCGGCAGTTTATATATGTTGCATTGGTTAGTAGTCATGAGCAGCACTACAGCGCGAATCTCCTTCCGACCAAAACGCCTCAAATGGGTAAAAACTGTGCATACAGGTGTTGAGAAATAA
- a CDS encoding bifunctional acetate--CoA ligase family protein/GNAT family N-acetyltransferase: protein MSASIESISNQTFDILQAQKINPLDAIFQPKTVAVIGATEKPGSVGRNLLWNLITNPFGGTVFPINPHHHSVLGIIAYPTIFDVPEKIDLAVIATPAQTVPKIISDCVDADIKGAIIISAGFKEIGEKGIALEQEILQQTQRGKIRIIGPNCLGIMNPISGLNATFASKMAQPGNVGLISQSGALCTSILDWSLQEKVGFSAFISLGSMLDVGWGDLIYYLGDDPHTKSIVIYMESIGNARSFLSAAREVALTKPIIVIKAGRTAAAAKAAASHTGSLAGSDIVLDAAFRRCGVLRVNSISDLFDMSEVLAKQPRPKGPKLTILTNAGGPGVLATDTLIESGGELTNISPEMINSLNEILPPQWSHNNPIDILGDADPQRYTKALEIAAKDPNSDGLLVILTPQAMTDPTHIAEQLKPYAQMSNKPILASWMGGADVAAGKEILNSQGIPTYDYPDTAARVFSYMWKSSYNLRGIYETPVLSTLTCDVNTRNCAMVENIIQAARAARRTILTEFESKEILAAYGIPVVAGCIAESADKAVECADNLGYPVVLKLYSQTITHKTDVGGVQLNLQNAEAVKRAYQIIETSVLEKAKPEDFLGVTVQPMVKSSGYELIIGSSLDLQFGPILLFGTGGQLVEVFQDSSIALPPLNTTLARRMMEQTKIYQALQGVRGRESINISALEQLMVEFSQLVVEQPWIKEIDINPLLAFPPTSVNSRGLIALDARIVLHSPDVQEHQLPKLAIRPYPNQYISVWKLKNGIPITIRPIRPEDEPLMVKFHKNISEESVYFRYFHLIKLSQRITHERLTRICFIDYDREMALVAESQNPETKEIEILAVGRLSKIHGGNAAEFAMLVSDKFQHQGLGTELLRRLIEVGKNEKNCCIYADILADNSGMQRVCENLGFQILTTGDTTVLRAEINLH from the coding sequence ATGTCAGCATCTATAGAAAGTATCAGTAATCAAACTTTTGATATTTTGCAAGCACAGAAAATAAACCCATTAGATGCTATCTTTCAACCCAAAACTGTAGCTGTAATTGGTGCTACTGAAAAACCCGGAAGTGTGGGAAGAAATCTACTTTGGAACTTAATTACTAATCCCTTTGGAGGCACAGTTTTTCCCATTAATCCTCATCATCATAGTGTATTAGGAATAATCGCCTATCCTACGATATTTGATGTTCCCGAAAAAATAGATTTAGCAGTGATAGCCACACCAGCACAAACCGTACCAAAAATCATTTCTGATTGCGTTGATGCAGACATTAAAGGCGCAATTATTATTTCTGCTGGCTTTAAAGAAATTGGTGAAAAAGGTATAGCTTTAGAACAAGAAATACTCCAACAAACACAGCGAGGAAAAATTAGAATTATCGGACCTAATTGTTTAGGAATAATGAATCCTATTTCCGGTTTAAATGCTACCTTTGCTAGTAAAATGGCACAACCAGGAAACGTAGGTTTAATTAGTCAAAGTGGAGCTTTATGTACATCAATTCTAGACTGGAGTTTACAAGAAAAAGTTGGTTTTAGTGCCTTTATTTCCCTTGGTTCAATGTTAGATGTTGGTTGGGGAGATTTGATTTATTATCTTGGTGATGATCCCCATACAAAAAGTATTGTAATTTATATGGAATCCATTGGTAATGCCCGTTCTTTTCTCTCCGCAGCCCGAGAAGTAGCATTAACAAAACCGATAATTGTTATTAAAGCCGGTCGCACCGCAGCAGCAGCCAAAGCAGCCGCATCTCATACAGGATCATTAGCTGGAAGTGATATAGTTTTAGATGCAGCTTTTCGCAGATGTGGAGTATTACGAGTTAATAGTATTTCTGATTTATTTGATATGTCAGAAGTATTAGCCAAACAACCTCGACCAAAAGGACCAAAATTAACTATTTTAACTAATGCTGGCGGTCCGGGAGTATTAGCCACAGATACATTAATTGAAAGTGGGGGAGAACTGACAAATATTTCTCCAGAAATGATAAATTCTCTCAATGAGATTTTACCTCCTCAATGGAGTCATAATAATCCCATTGATATTTTAGGAGATGCTGATCCCCAACGTTATACAAAAGCCTTGGAAATTGCCGCAAAAGATCCCAATAGTGATGGTTTGTTAGTGATTTTAACACCCCAAGCGATGACAGATCCAACCCACATTGCTGAACAATTAAAACCCTACGCACAAATGTCAAATAAACCCATTTTAGCAAGTTGGATGGGTGGTGCTGATGTGGCTGCGGGAAAAGAAATTCTTAATAGTCAAGGTATTCCCACTTATGATTATCCTGATACAGCAGCGCGGGTATTTAGTTATATGTGGAAGTCGAGTTATAACCTGCGCGGTATTTATGAAACTCCAGTTTTATCCACACTAACTTGTGATGTTAATACTCGCAATTGTGCCATGGTTGAAAATATTATTCAAGCCGCAAGAGCAGCAAGAAGAACAATTCTCACAGAATTTGAATCTAAAGAAATATTAGCTGCTTACGGGATTCCTGTAGTGGCTGGCTGCATTGCTGAAAGTGCCGATAAAGCCGTTGAATGTGCAGATAATCTGGGTTATCCGGTTGTTTTAAAACTTTATTCTCAAACCATTACTCACAAAACTGATGTTGGTGGTGTTCAGTTAAATTTGCAAAATGCCGAAGCTGTAAAACGTGCTTATCAAATTATTGAAACTTCGGTATTAGAAAAAGCTAAACCTGAAGATTTTTTAGGCGTAACTGTCCAACCAATGGTTAAATCTAGCGGTTATGAATTGATTATTGGTAGTAGTTTAGATCTGCAATTTGGACCAATATTATTATTTGGGACTGGGGGACAATTAGTAGAAGTTTTTCAAGATAGTTCCATTGCACTTCCTCCTCTCAATACTACCTTAGCCAGACGAATGATGGAACAAACCAAAATTTATCAAGCCCTACAAGGAGTAAGAGGACGTGAAAGTATTAATATTTCTGCCCTAGAACAATTAATGGTAGAATTTAGTCAATTAGTTGTGGAACAACCTTGGATTAAAGAAATTGATATTAATCCCTTGTTAGCTTTTCCTCCTACTTCTGTAAATTCTAGAGGATTAATTGCTTTAGATGCCAGAATAGTTTTACATTCTCCTGATGTGCAAGAACATCAATTACCAAAATTAGCAATTCGTCCTTATCCAAATCAATATATTAGTGTTTGGAAATTGAAAAACGGGATACCGATTACTATTCGTCCCATTCGTCCTGAAGACGAACCATTAATGGTAAAATTTCACAAAAATATATCAGAAGAAAGTGTTTATTTTCGCTATTTCCATCTAATTAAATTAAGTCAACGCATCACTCATGAACGACTTACCAGAATTTGTTTTATTGACTATGATCGAGAAATGGCTTTAGTCGCAGAATCCCAAAATCCAGAAACCAAAGAAATAGAAATTTTAGCGGTAGGAAGATTAAGTAAAATACATGGTGGTAATGCGGCAGAATTTGCGATGCTGGTAAGCGACAAATTTCAACATCAAGGTTTAGGAACAGAATTACTCCGCAGATTGATAGAAGTAGGTAAAAATGAGAAAAATTGCTGCATCTATGCTGATATTTTAGCTGACAACTCAGGTATGCAGCGAGTATGTGAAAACCTCGGTTTCCAAATCCTTACAACAGGGGATACAACAGTATTGAGAGCAGAAATTAATCTGCATTAG
- a CDS encoding hydrogenase maturation protease, whose translation MMATAIVIGYGNNLRSDDAIGQLIANTIKSWDLPNLKSFAVHQLTPELTEPLANTDLVIFVDACINSQFSEVQVQSLLASELNTINTHIGNPLSLLALSQILYDHYPQAWLVTVPGVNFELGDRISPIAEKGIQIAIFKIREILHKCNYL comes from the coding sequence ATGATGGCAACTGCAATAGTTATAGGTTATGGTAATAATTTACGTAGTGATGATGCCATTGGTCAGTTAATAGCAAATACTATTAAATCCTGGGATTTACCTAATTTAAAATCTTTTGCAGTCCATCAATTAACACCAGAATTAACTGAACCTTTGGCAAATACTGACTTAGTAATTTTTGTTGATGCCTGTATTAATTCCCAATTTAGTGAAGTGCAGGTGCAATCATTATTAGCATCTGAGTTGAATACTATTAATACCCATATCGGTAATCCACTATCGCTACTTGCGCTTTCTCAAATACTCTATGATCATTATCCTCAAGCTTGGTTAGTCACAGTTCCAGGTGTAAACTTTGAATTAGGCGATCGCATCTCACCCATAGCAGAAAAAGGTATACAAATTGCCATATTCAAAATTAGGGAAATTCTCCATAAATGTAACTATTTATAG